One segment of Erigeron canadensis isolate Cc75 chromosome 2, C_canadensis_v1, whole genome shotgun sequence DNA contains the following:
- the LOC122588613 gene encoding aspartyl protease family protein At5g10770-like: protein MTPTSNSFILFLSCSLFFFALARNEFVHKPNEKALHYHNLQTSSFLPSSTCILSAKGNKKIGSLEVVHKHGPCSTFSEDMVKPLTVEEIFTHDQSRVDSIRARLTIKKAETEPLGSKATLPAKSGSTIGSGNYIVTVGLGTPKKDLSVIFDTGSDLTWTQCQPCARSCYSQQDPIFAPSASATYSNISCTSTECAGLTSATGNTPSCSSTTCVYGIQYGDQSFSVGFFGKEKLTLTSKDIVDDFYFGCGQNNQGLFGGAAGLLGLGRDKLSIVSQTAAQYGKVFSYCLPSRSSATGYLTFGKSGASNNVKYTPISSSQGSSFYGLNLLSIYVGGAKLAISPTVFQSSGMIIDSGTVITRLPPTAYSALRKAFRAQMTKYTLTKALSILDTCYDFTNTPTITIPKISMLWGGNVLVDTASSGILYANGISQVCLAYAPNGDDSDIAIFGNTQQKTLQVVYDVNAGKVGFAQGGCA, encoded by the exons ATGACACCAACATCCAACTCTTTCATCCTATTTCTTTCttgttctcttttcttttttgctcTTGCAAGAAACGAGTTTGTACATAAGCCAAATGAAAAAGCACTCCATTATCACAACCTTCAAACAAGCTCTTTCTTACCATCATCTACTTGTATCCTATCCGCTAAAG GTAACAAGAAAATAGGATCACTGGAAGTGGTTCACAAACATGGACCATGTTCTACCTTTAGTGAAGACATGGTCAAACCCTTGACAGTGGAAGAAATATTTACACATGATCAATCCAGAGTTGACTCAATCAGGGCTAGATTAACCATCAAGAAGGCTGAAACAGAACCACTTGGGTCCAAGGCCACACTCCCTGCAAAGTCAGGCAGCACAATCGGGTCAGGTAACTATATCGTGACTGTCGGATTAGGCACACCAAAGAAAGACCTTTCAGTCATTTTCGACACTGGAAGTGATCTAACTTGGACACAATGCCAACCGTGTGCCCGGTCCTGTTATAGCCAACAAGATCCCATATTTGCACCATCTGCATCAGCCACTTATAGCAATATTTCATGCACCTCAACCGAGTGCGCTGGACTCACTTCTGCAACTGGCAACACGCCAAGTTGTAGCTCAACGACATGTGTTTATGGCATTCAATATGGTGACCAATCTTTCTCAGTCGGATTCTTTGGTAAAGAGAAACTTACACTAACCTCAAAAGAtatagttgatgatttctatTTTGGATGTGGTCAAAACAATCAAGGACTATTTGGAGGTGCTGCTGGGCTTTTAGGACTTGGTCGCGACAAGTTATCTATTGTATCACAAACCGCCGCACAATATGGAAAAGTCTTTTCCTATTGTCTCCCATCAAGGTCTAGCGCCACGGGCTATTTAACATTTGGAAAAAGTGGAGCTTCTAACAATGTTAAGTACACACCGATCTCTAGCTCACAAGGGAGCTCTTTCTATGGTCTTAatcttttatctatatatgttgGTGGAGCTAAACTAGCGATAAGCCCAACGGTGTTTCAATCATCTGGTATGATTATAGACTCAGGAACTGTCATCACAAGACTCCCTCCTACAGCCTACTCGGCTCTAAGAAAAGCTTTTCGTGCACAAATGACAAAGTACACATTGACCAAAGCGTTATCTATACTTGATACATGCTATGATTTTACAAACACTCCCACAATCACAATTCCAAAAATAAGTATGCTTTGGGGTGGGAATGTGTTAGTCGATACCGCGTCTTCAGGGATACTTTACGCTAATGGCATTAGTCAAGTGTGCTTAGCTTATGCTCCAAATGGTGATGATTCGGATATTGCCATATTTGGAAACACTCAGCAAAAGACACTACAAGTGGTGTATGATGTGAATGCAGGAAAAGTAGGCTTTGCACAAGGAGGATGTGCTTAA